The Microbacterium sp. LWO12-1.2 genome includes a window with the following:
- a CDS encoding methionine ABC transporter ATP-binding protein, translated as MTASSQGLGAAASDLTTTAVRLEGVTRRYGRGGEQLTALDDVTVAVRRGDIFGVIGHSGAGKSTLIRMVNALEAPTSGIVQVDGVDLASLSTAELRAARKHTAMIFQQFQLLDTVTVLDNVALPLRLDGIGRRESRERATEALEFVGLGSRLGAYPGQLSGGQKQRVGIARAIIRNPAVLLCDEATSALDPSTTLQIIDLLRRVNREYGTTILVVTHEMDVIKNLCHSVAVMEGGRIVEQGTVMDVFVRPQTAIAQAFVGTVIPHELPERVRRAVGGHPLWRLRFIDEEVTSPIVGALISDFGLRVNILHADMTDIQDRTVGHMVVQVEGDDSQRKAAFSYLTDRIVSVEEVIL; from the coding sequence ATGACGGCGTCGAGTCAGGGACTCGGCGCCGCGGCGTCCGATCTGACGACGACAGCCGTCCGGCTGGAGGGTGTGACCCGTCGGTACGGTCGCGGCGGTGAACAGCTCACCGCCCTCGACGATGTCACCGTCGCCGTTCGCCGCGGGGACATCTTCGGCGTCATCGGGCACAGCGGCGCAGGCAAGAGCACCCTGATCAGAATGGTCAACGCCCTGGAGGCACCGACGTCCGGGATCGTCCAGGTGGACGGCGTCGATCTCGCCTCGCTGTCGACGGCGGAGCTGCGAGCGGCACGCAAGCACACCGCCATGATCTTCCAGCAGTTCCAGCTGCTGGACACGGTCACGGTCCTGGACAACGTGGCGCTGCCCCTGAGACTCGACGGCATCGGACGGCGCGAGTCCCGTGAGCGCGCCACGGAGGCGCTGGAATTCGTGGGGCTGGGTTCGCGGCTCGGCGCGTACCCGGGCCAGCTCTCCGGCGGACAGAAGCAGCGCGTCGGCATCGCACGCGCCATCATCCGCAATCCTGCGGTGCTGCTGTGCGACGAGGCGACGAGCGCCCTGGATCCTTCGACGACTCTCCAGATCATCGACCTGCTCAGAAGGGTGAACCGAGAGTACGGAACGACGATCCTCGTCGTCACGCACGAGATGGACGTGATCAAGAACCTCTGTCACTCCGTCGCGGTGATGGAGGGCGGGCGCATCGTCGAGCAGGGCACGGTGATGGACGTCTTCGTGCGACCGCAGACGGCCATCGCGCAGGCATTCGTCGGAACCGTCATCCCGCACGAGCTTCCGGAGCGGGTGCGTCGTGCCGTCGGCGGGCACCCCCTGTGGCGGCTGAGGTTCATCGACGAGGAGGTGACGAGTCCGATCGTCGGCGCTCTCATCTCCGACTTCGGCCTGCGCGTCAACATCCTGCACGCCGACATGACCGATATCCAGGACCGCACGGTCGGCCACATGGTCGTCCAGGTCGAAGGCGATGACAGCCAACGGAAGGCCGCGTTCAGCTACTTGACCGACCGGATCGTCAGCGTCGAGGAGGTCATCCTGTGA
- a CDS encoding S-ribosylhomocysteine lyase → MAEVESFTLDHTAVLAPYIRLIAVEQGPHGDAISNFDVRFVQPNEGEIPTAGLHTIEHLLASLLRDHLDGVIDISPFGCRTGFHLITWGEPAVADVAHAVRESLTAIATDITWEQVPGVDEVSCGNYRDHSLHSAREWSKRILAQGISLDAFSRVGV, encoded by the coding sequence ATGGCAGAAGTCGAAAGCTTCACCCTCGACCACACCGCGGTCCTCGCGCCCTATATTCGCCTCATCGCGGTGGAGCAGGGTCCGCATGGCGATGCGATCTCCAACTTCGACGTCCGTTTCGTGCAGCCCAACGAGGGCGAGATCCCGACTGCCGGCCTGCACACCATCGAGCATCTGCTGGCGAGCCTGCTGCGCGACCACCTGGACGGCGTGATCGACATCTCCCCGTTCGGCTGCAGAACAGGGTTCCATCTGATCACCTGGGGCGAACCCGCCGTCGCAGACGTCGCACATGCCGTGCGCGAGAGCCTCACCGCGATCGCCACCGACATCACGTGGGAACAGGTCCCCGGAGTCGATGAGGTCAGCTGCGGGAACTACCGTGACCACAGCCTGCACAGCGCTCGCGAATGGTCGAAGCGGATCCTCGCTCAGGGGATCAGCCTGGATGCATTCTCCCGCGTGGGCGTCTGA
- a CDS encoding iron-containing alcohol dehydrogenase family protein: MTRTRVRPGPAIVHSGIGAIDELPGLLHRDRITRVLWVHGAHSLRAAAPFLPDLSAVEIIDAGFTSECSPAEITRLQDLATSRGADAVLGLGGGKVLDTAKAVGHPLALPVYLAPTLVSTCSGWSAVSVYYDDEHRHLGHEIWDTPTRGLLLDPRIVFDSPVALFVSGIADTIAKHVETRAAFDRADTADTLTAFGGLAAARCGELVSSHGIAAVDDMRRGVRSEAWAILAEACVITAGLVGALGAEAGSATAAHPIGDALSAFVQTRDLLHGVKVAYGILVQLAYERRWEEIDRMNELYAALGLPRSLADLGLSAQDPATLGTIAEIATGEHSSVHLLDPSPSAAELIATMHALEDRQSRLDRVALAHHSVPTVS; this comes from the coding sequence ATGACGCGGACGCGCGTGCGGCCGGGGCCCGCGATCGTGCACTCCGGCATCGGCGCGATCGACGAACTGCCGGGACTCCTGCACAGAGACCGCATCACCAGGGTGCTGTGGGTGCACGGCGCCCACTCGCTTCGCGCCGCCGCACCGTTTCTCCCCGATCTGAGCGCCGTCGAGATCATCGACGCCGGATTCACGAGCGAGTGCAGTCCCGCCGAGATCACCCGCCTTCAGGATCTCGCCACGAGCAGAGGCGCAGACGCGGTACTGGGGCTCGGCGGCGGAAAGGTGCTCGACACCGCCAAAGCGGTCGGGCATCCGCTCGCCTTGCCCGTGTACCTCGCTCCGACGCTCGTCAGCACCTGCTCGGGGTGGTCCGCCGTCAGTGTCTACTACGACGACGAGCACCGTCACCTCGGCCATGAGATCTGGGACACACCGACTCGAGGACTGCTGCTGGATCCGCGGATCGTGTTCGACTCGCCCGTCGCGCTCTTCGTCTCCGGCATCGCGGACACCATCGCCAAGCACGTCGAGACCCGCGCCGCATTCGACCGGGCCGACACCGCAGACACGTTGACGGCGTTCGGCGGACTGGCCGCTGCACGCTGCGGAGAGCTGGTCTCCAGCCACGGAATCGCGGCAGTCGACGACATGCGCCGAGGCGTCCGCAGCGAGGCGTGGGCCATCCTCGCCGAAGCGTGCGTGATCACCGCGGGCCTCGTCGGGGCGCTCGGCGCCGAAGCCGGCAGTGCCACTGCCGCGCATCCGATCGGTGACGCGCTCAGTGCCTTCGTGCAGACGCGCGACCTCCTGCACGGAGTGAAGGTCGCATATGGCATCCTTGTGCAGCTCGCATATGAACGCCGATGGGAGGAGATCGACCGCATGAACGAGCTGTACGCGGCTCTGGGCCTCCCCCGCTCGCTGGCGGACCTCGGCCTCTCGGCACAGGACCCCGCAACGCTCGGCACGATCGCCGAGATCGCGACAGGAGAGCACTCGAGCGTGCATCTCCTCGATCCGTCGCCGTCCGCCGCCGAGCTCATCGCCACCATGCACGCCCTCGAAGACCGTCAGTCCCGACTCGACCGCGTCGCGCTCGCTCACCATTCCGTCCCCACCGTCTCCTGA
- a CDS encoding aminotransferase class I/II-fold pyridoxal phosphate-dependent enzyme, translated as MTALRAAARVENLPPNFFGALDRAVAQARAAGLDVIDVSKGNPDLPTPAHIVATMQAAVADPVNHGYPAYRVRPALSHAIAARYQEDHGVVLDPDTQIAAFHGSHEALMAAILGLVDEGRTLVVPDPGYPAYATAAELAGAELRTLPLDRARGYQPDFATLRDLDDAAAILLNYPHNPTGAVATVSTFDDAVAESTRLEAAVINDFAYSSLGYDARPLSALTVDTSRTVEVSTLSKTYNMAGWRIGFAAGAAPLIAAMRSYQAHAFSTIFGATQDAAAAALAGDQEVAHDLLATYLARRDLVVDALRAQGWDVVAPSGTFFVWVGLRGDDDVAFAERLLAEHGVAVAPGSGFGAGGAGFIRISLVHPLERLHELVERLAVAKGAQR; from the coding sequence ATGACGGCGCTGCGCGCTGCGGCACGGGTCGAGAACCTCCCGCCGAACTTCTTCGGTGCTCTCGACCGCGCCGTCGCGCAGGCGCGCGCGGCGGGCCTGGACGTCATCGACGTGTCCAAGGGCAACCCCGATCTCCCGACGCCGGCGCACATCGTCGCGACGATGCAGGCCGCGGTGGCTGATCCTGTCAACCACGGATACCCCGCGTACCGGGTGCGGCCTGCGCTCTCGCACGCGATCGCCGCGCGGTACCAGGAGGATCACGGCGTGGTGCTCGATCCCGACACCCAGATCGCCGCGTTCCACGGCTCGCATGAGGCACTGATGGCCGCGATTCTCGGGCTCGTCGACGAGGGACGGACGCTCGTGGTACCTGATCCCGGCTACCCCGCCTACGCGACAGCGGCAGAGCTCGCGGGCGCCGAGCTGCGCACCCTCCCGCTGGATCGAGCACGCGGGTACCAGCCGGACTTCGCCACGCTGCGCGATCTCGACGACGCTGCGGCGATCCTGCTCAACTACCCCCACAACCCCACCGGAGCAGTCGCCACCGTTTCGACGTTCGACGATGCGGTCGCGGAGAGCACACGACTCGAGGCGGCCGTCATCAACGACTTCGCCTATTCGTCTCTCGGATACGACGCACGCCCCCTCTCCGCGCTGACGGTCGACACGAGCAGGACGGTCGAGGTCTCCACGCTCTCCAAGACCTACAACATGGCCGGATGGCGGATCGGCTTCGCTGCCGGCGCTGCCCCGCTCATCGCGGCGATGCGGAGCTACCAGGCGCACGCGTTCAGCACCATCTTCGGGGCGACGCAGGATGCGGCGGCCGCGGCTCTCGCCGGGGACCAGGAGGTCGCACACGACCTCCTGGCGACATACCTCGCCCGCCGCGACCTCGTCGTGGATGCGCTCCGCGCCCAGGGGTGGGATGTGGTCGCGCCCTCCGGGACCTTCTTCGTGTGGGTGGGGCTCCGCGGAGACGACGATGTCGCCTTCGCGGAACGTCTGCTCGCCGAGCACGGCGTCGCCGTCGCCCCGGGAAGCGGCTTCGGCGCCGGTGGGGCGGGGTTCATCCGCATCAGCCTCGTGCATCCGCTGGAGCGTCTCCACGAGCTCGTCGAGCGGCTCGCCGTCGCGAAGGGGGCGCAGCGATGA
- a CDS encoding methionine ABC transporter permease codes for MIDTLLTPELFLEALGETLYMLGISLFFGSLLGILLGIAVVVTRPAGVLPNAVISFVLNAFINVVRSLPFIILLVAILPFTRLIVGTSIGVNGALVPLILMVAPYIGRLVENSLLEVPEGIVEAAKSMGATPVQIFVRFLLPEARGSLVLALTTATIGLLDATAMAGTVGAGGIGDLAISYGYQRFDGVTMLVTVVTLVVIVQLIQLFGTRLARKLRRR; via the coding sequence GTGATCGACACTCTGCTCACTCCCGAGCTCTTCCTCGAAGCGCTCGGCGAGACGCTCTACATGCTGGGGATCTCCCTCTTCTTCGGGTCGCTCCTCGGCATCCTGCTCGGCATCGCCGTGGTCGTGACCCGACCCGCTGGGGTGCTGCCCAATGCGGTGATCTCCTTCGTGCTCAATGCGTTCATCAACGTCGTGCGGTCACTCCCGTTCATCATCCTGCTCGTCGCGATCCTCCCGTTCACCCGGCTGATCGTCGGCACCTCCATCGGAGTGAACGGGGCACTGGTTCCGCTCATCCTCATGGTCGCGCCTTACATCGGCCGGCTCGTCGAGAACTCCCTCCTGGAGGTTCCCGAGGGCATCGTGGAAGCCGCGAAGTCGATGGGAGCGACCCCCGTGCAGATCTTCGTACGGTTCCTCCTGCCCGAGGCACGGGGATCTCTCGTGCTCGCGCTCACGACCGCGACGATCGGCCTTCTGGATGCGACCGCCATGGCCGGAACAGTGGGAGCCGGGGGCATCGGCGACCTCGCCATCTCCTACGGCTATCAGCGGTTCGATGGGGTGACGATGCTCGTCACCGTGGTGACGCTCGTCGTCATCGTGCAGCTCATCCAGCTGTTCGGCACCCGCCTCGCCCGGAAGCTGCGACGTCGATGA
- the greA gene encoding transcription elongation factor GreA yields MSTDAQVPFLTQEAYDRLVAELEHLSTFGRDEIAKRIEAAREEGDLKENGGYHAAKDEQGKQEARIRTLEGLLKTAKVGEAPASRGIVEPGTVVTAIVAGGEEVFLLGSREIAAGSDLDVYSEASPLGQAILGLKVGEKSSYEAPNGRSIAVEIVNVETYTG; encoded by the coding sequence ATGTCCACCGACGCTCAGGTTCCCTTCCTCACGCAGGAAGCGTATGACCGACTCGTCGCCGAGCTGGAGCACCTGTCGACCTTCGGTCGCGACGAGATCGCCAAGCGCATCGAGGCCGCCCGCGAAGAAGGCGACCTCAAGGAGAACGGCGGCTACCACGCTGCGAAGGATGAACAGGGCAAGCAGGAGGCCCGCATCCGCACCCTCGAGGGTCTGCTGAAGACCGCGAAGGTCGGCGAGGCTCCCGCCAGCCGTGGCATCGTCGAGCCCGGTACGGTCGTCACCGCCATCGTCGCCGGGGGCGAAGAGGTCTTCCTGCTCGGCAGCCGCGAGATCGCCGCAGGTAGCGACCTCGACGTCTACAGCGAGGCGAGCCCGCTCGGCCAGGCCATCCTCGGACTCAAGGTCGGCGAGAAGTCGTCGTACGAGGCGCCGAACGGCCGCTCGATCGCGGTCGAGATCGTGAACGTCGAGACGTACACCGGCTGA
- a CDS encoding AI-2E family transporter: protein MSDEQRPRLRDLFRPRPVTTDRTVTTEADEAVPLTLRVAAGYAWRLLLLAAAIGVFIWLVMLLKLLVIPLMVGILITALLWPAFDWMLRHRFPRWLAILIALLGTAAIVGGLLWLVIWQVRVELPDVQKRSAEAFDQFQVWLHDGPLNLSDTQIANYLQQGLDMLNEQAQVLWTGALAIGTTVGHVATGAVLSLFILICLLADGAGIWRWTLKLFPRNGRQAVDGAAHNGWKTIVNYARTQLFVATIDAVGIGLGAFLLQVPLALPVAVLVFLGSFIPIVGAVVTGAVAVFLALVYNGPWIALWMLLVVLAVQQLEGHILQPILMGSAVKVHPLAVVLVVAGGAMIAGIPGALFAVPLAAFVNVAAVTLSTGSWRTGVDPSGDLIWSTVPRERRRRNQ, encoded by the coding sequence ATGAGCGACGAGCAGCGGCCCAGGCTGAGGGATCTCTTCCGTCCGCGCCCGGTCACGACAGACCGCACGGTGACGACAGAAGCTGACGAGGCGGTGCCGCTCACTCTGCGTGTCGCCGCGGGTTACGCCTGGCGGCTGCTGCTGCTCGCCGCGGCGATCGGCGTGTTCATCTGGCTGGTCATGCTGCTCAAGCTGCTCGTGATCCCGCTGATGGTGGGAATCCTCATCACGGCTCTGCTGTGGCCGGCATTCGACTGGATGCTGCGCCACCGGTTCCCGCGGTGGCTGGCCATCCTCATCGCGTTGCTGGGAACCGCCGCCATCGTCGGTGGGCTGCTCTGGCTCGTCATCTGGCAGGTGCGCGTCGAGCTGCCCGATGTGCAGAAGAGGTCGGCAGAGGCCTTCGACCAGTTCCAGGTGTGGCTCCACGACGGACCGCTCAACCTGTCGGACACGCAGATCGCGAACTACCTCCAGCAGGGCCTCGACATGCTCAATGAGCAGGCGCAGGTGCTGTGGACGGGTGCGCTCGCGATCGGCACCACCGTCGGCCACGTCGCCACGGGCGCCGTGCTCTCCCTGTTCATCCTCATCTGCCTGCTCGCCGACGGCGCCGGCATCTGGCGCTGGACGCTCAAGCTGTTCCCGCGCAACGGACGTCAGGCTGTCGACGGTGCCGCACACAATGGCTGGAAGACCATCGTCAACTACGCGCGGACACAGCTCTTCGTCGCCACGATCGATGCCGTCGGCATCGGTCTCGGAGCCTTCCTGTTGCAGGTTCCACTGGCACTGCCCGTCGCAGTGCTGGTGTTCCTCGGTTCCTTCATCCCGATCGTCGGTGCCGTCGTCACCGGCGCCGTCGCCGTGTTCCTCGCCCTCGTCTACAACGGTCCCTGGATCGCGCTGTGGATGCTCCTCGTCGTGCTCGCAGTGCAGCAGCTCGAAGGACACATCCTGCAGCCGATCCTGATGGGATCCGCCGTGAAGGTCCATCCGCTGGCCGTCGTCCTCGTCGTCGCGGGTGGCGCCATGATCGCCGGCATCCCCGGTGCACTCTTCGCGGTGCCGTTGGCGGCGTTCGTCAACGTCGCCGCGGTGACCCTGAGCACCGGGTCGTGGCGCACCGGCGTCGACCCGAGCGGAGACCTGATCTGGAGCACAGTACCGCGTGAGCGGAGACGGAGGAATCAATGA
- a CDS encoding winged helix-turn-helix domain-containing protein, translating into MTDTLSPAQARRMALAAQGFTRARPVSVSAAHIHRVMDRIGVLQIDSVNVFARSHYLPLLSRLGAYDPALLDKVFLSRTTHYVEYLAHEATFIPIEDWPLWQFRMDDFRRRWSAEDSWASSNARTLQWVQDELRTRGPLRPADLRADAPRERGTWWDWDDVKLALEHLWRTGDVAISGRKGFERTYALAAQVIPEHIRRQEIPRSEAIRTLVARAARSSGVATQSDLADYYRIRDRAAVTQAIADLTDSGELLPVQVRGWERGGRPLPAWRHRDAVLPRRVDAAAVLTPFDPVVWFRDRALRAFHLDYRIEIYVPAEKRRYGYYSLPVLVGDRIVARVDLKADRPASTLQVQSAWWEPQAKPEDAERIACEIALAATWQGLEHVSVSGWGDAADAIHGALRGDAAASVRRHTHAREHSG; encoded by the coding sequence GTGACAGACACTCTCAGCCCCGCTCAGGCGCGACGGATGGCACTGGCCGCTCAGGGGTTCACCCGCGCGCGTCCGGTGTCGGTCTCTGCCGCGCACATCCATCGCGTGATGGACCGCATCGGAGTGCTGCAGATCGACTCGGTGAATGTGTTCGCCCGCTCGCACTACCTCCCGCTGCTGTCGCGGCTCGGAGCCTACGATCCTGCGCTGCTCGACAAGGTCTTCCTGTCGCGGACGACGCACTATGTGGAGTACCTGGCGCACGAGGCCACCTTCATCCCGATCGAGGACTGGCCGCTCTGGCAGTTCAGGATGGACGACTTCCGCCGCCGGTGGTCGGCCGAGGACTCCTGGGCGAGCAGCAACGCCCGCACGCTGCAGTGGGTGCAGGACGAGCTGCGCACACGTGGACCGCTCCGACCCGCCGATCTCCGCGCCGATGCCCCGCGCGAACGCGGCACCTGGTGGGACTGGGATGACGTCAAGCTCGCGCTCGAGCACCTGTGGCGCACGGGTGATGTGGCGATCAGTGGGCGCAAGGGGTTCGAGCGCACGTACGCGCTCGCAGCGCAGGTGATCCCGGAGCACATCCGGCGGCAGGAGATTCCCCGAAGCGAGGCCATCCGCACGTTGGTCGCCCGCGCAGCACGCTCCTCCGGTGTCGCCACGCAGTCCGATCTGGCCGACTACTACCGGATCCGCGATCGCGCAGCAGTCACTCAGGCGATCGCGGACCTCACCGATTCCGGCGAGCTGCTTCCCGTGCAGGTACGCGGGTGGGAGCGTGGCGGACGTCCGCTGCCCGCCTGGCGCCACCGTGATGCCGTCCTCCCCCGCCGTGTCGACGCGGCAGCTGTTCTCACGCCTTTCGACCCGGTCGTCTGGTTCCGCGACCGGGCGCTGCGCGCCTTCCACCTCGACTACCGCATCGAGATCTACGTACCGGCCGAGAAGCGTCGCTACGGCTACTACTCGCTCCCCGTGCTCGTCGGCGACCGCATCGTCGCCCGCGTCGACCTCAAGGCCGACCGTCCCGCATCGACCCTTCAGGTGCAGTCGGCCTGGTGGGAGCCGCAGGCGAAACCGGAGGATGCGGAGCGGATCGCCTGCGAGATCGCCCTCGCAGCGACCTGGCAGGGGTTGGAGCACGTCTCCGTATCGGGCTGGGGCGACGCCGCCGATGCGATCCACGGCGCCCTCCGCGGCGACGCTGCGGCATCCGTGCGCCGCCATACTCATGCCAGGGAGCATTCCGGATGA
- a CDS encoding DUF4307 domain-containing protein, translating into MTTAAQLDDRYGRTRKRRGPWIVGIVIAALVVGAFSWMTVTQSMSSVDADDLGFDLVDEHSVEVRFQVTGVQGKDVICIVEALDEEFGVVGWKLVDIAAGESHSTAVSATVPTVAAATTGLVNTCWVA; encoded by the coding sequence GTGACGACAGCAGCACAGCTCGACGACCGATACGGCCGCACGCGGAAGCGTCGGGGACCCTGGATCGTGGGAATCGTCATCGCCGCACTCGTGGTCGGGGCGTTCAGCTGGATGACCGTGACGCAGTCCATGTCCTCCGTGGACGCCGACGATCTGGGCTTCGATCTGGTCGACGAGCACTCCGTGGAGGTCCGGTTCCAGGTGACCGGGGTGCAGGGCAAGGATGTCATCTGCATCGTCGAGGCCCTCGACGAGGAGTTCGGCGTCGTCGGCTGGAAGCTCGTCGACATCGCCGCAGGAGAGAGCCATTCGACGGCGGTGTCCGCCACTGTTCCGACCGTTGCTGCGGCCACCACAGGTTTGGTGAACACCTGTTGGGTCGCTTAG
- the ilvA gene encoding threonine ammonia-lyase yields MSEVPSLAEFEYAAQSLAEVISHTPTLPSRALSDILGVPVVLKMENLQRTGSFKIRGAAYRLSRLSAEERARGVVAASAGNHAQGVALAAQELGIAATIFMPLGVPVPKLLATRGYGADVVLEGETVATSLRLAAEFAERTGAVLIPPFDHRDVVIGQGTLGLELLEDAPDVETIVLGIGGGGLIAGVAAAVKARAAQLGRTVRIIGVQAENAAAVPPSLAAGHPVDIVTRPTIADGILVARPGAIPFDIIKDHVDEVVTVSDDDLARAILVLLEQAKVVVEPAGAAAVAAILAGKVPATGKTLAVLSGGNIDPLLLQRVVSHGLAASGRYLTIRIPLPDRPGQLARVSELIAHAGANVIEAMHTRHGHGLQISEVILELSVETRGPEHSEHTLDTLRAAGFEPILVPD; encoded by the coding sequence ATGAGCGAAGTCCCCAGCCTGGCCGAGTTCGAGTATGCAGCTCAGAGTCTGGCTGAGGTGATCTCGCACACGCCGACGCTGCCGTCGCGAGCCCTCTCCGACATCCTCGGGGTTCCCGTCGTGCTGAAGATGGAGAATCTGCAGCGCACCGGGTCCTTCAAGATCCGCGGTGCCGCATACCGGCTGTCCCGCCTGAGCGCTGAGGAGCGCGCACGCGGCGTCGTGGCGGCGTCCGCCGGCAACCACGCGCAGGGTGTCGCACTCGCCGCCCAGGAGCTCGGTATCGCGGCCACGATCTTCATGCCGCTGGGTGTTCCGGTACCCAAGCTGCTCGCCACACGGGGCTACGGTGCCGACGTGGTGCTCGAGGGCGAGACGGTCGCCACGTCGCTCCGGCTCGCCGCCGAGTTCGCCGAGCGTACGGGCGCGGTGCTCATCCCACCATTCGACCACCGCGATGTGGTGATCGGCCAGGGCACGCTCGGCCTCGAACTGCTCGAGGACGCCCCCGACGTCGAGACGATCGTGCTCGGCATCGGCGGCGGAGGTCTCATCGCCGGCGTCGCTGCCGCGGTGAAGGCTCGCGCCGCGCAACTGGGCCGCACGGTCCGCATCATCGGTGTGCAGGCGGAGAATGCCGCTGCCGTGCCGCCGTCTCTCGCGGCCGGCCACCCCGTCGACATCGTCACGCGCCCGACCATCGCCGACGGCATCCTGGTCGCGCGCCCCGGCGCCATCCCCTTCGACATCATCAAGGACCACGTCGATGAGGTCGTCACCGTCTCTGACGATGATCTCGCCCGCGCCATCCTGGTGCTTCTCGAGCAGGCCAAGGTGGTCGTCGAACCCGCCGGCGCCGCCGCGGTCGCCGCGATCCTCGCCGGCAAGGTGCCCGCGACGGGCAAGACCCTGGCGGTGCTCTCCGGAGGCAACATCGACCCGCTCCTGCTGCAGCGGGTCGTCTCCCACGGGCTCGCGGCTTCCGGTCGCTACCTCACGATCCGCATCCCGCTTCCCGACCGTCCCGGACAGTTGGCGCGCGTGTCCGAGCTGATCGCACACGCCGGGGCCAACGTGATCGAGGCGATGCACACGCGTCACGGTCACGGTCTGCAGATCAGTGAGGTCATCCTCGAGCTCAGCGTCGAGACTCGCGGTCCTGAGCATTCCGAGCACACTCTCGACACGCTCCGCGCTGCCGGATTCGAGCCGATCCTCGTCCCGGATTGA
- a CDS encoding SDR family NAD(P)-dependent oxidoreductase has product MHSPAWASDVFEELHGRVVLVTGGASGIGAGIVDAFLAAGSTVVGADLSTPEGGLREGREREWSLHLDVSDENAVDTALEAIEEQVGPVDVVVMAAGTSTLAFATETTEQQWDRNLDVNAKGSFLVAKHVAKRLVSAGRKGRIIFIASQAGKNGYRGMTAYVASKHAVLGVTKSMAVELAPHGILVNAICPGIIETPMKHRERIEGGAIRGMSAEEIAAEDRSQVPLGRTGTPSDVAGVALFLASDLAGYMTGQGLNVTGGMTMH; this is encoded by the coding sequence ATGCATTCTCCCGCGTGGGCGTCTGACGTGTTCGAGGAGCTGCACGGGCGAGTGGTCCTGGTCACGGGCGGGGCCAGCGGCATCGGCGCAGGCATCGTCGATGCCTTCCTCGCAGCGGGGTCGACCGTCGTCGGAGCGGACCTCAGCACTCCGGAGGGAGGGCTGCGCGAGGGCCGGGAGCGGGAATGGTCGCTGCATCTCGACGTGTCGGACGAGAACGCCGTCGACACCGCGCTGGAGGCGATCGAGGAGCAGGTGGGGCCGGTCGACGTCGTCGTGATGGCCGCCGGAACCTCGACGCTGGCGTTCGCGACCGAGACCACCGAGCAGCAGTGGGATCGCAACCTCGACGTCAACGCGAAGGGTTCGTTCCTGGTGGCCAAACATGTGGCGAAGCGCCTCGTGTCCGCCGGACGGAAGGGGCGGATCATCTTCATCGCCTCGCAGGCCGGTAAGAACGGGTATCGCGGAATGACCGCATACGTGGCGTCGAAGCACGCCGTGCTCGGGGTGACGAAGAGCATGGCGGTCGAGCTGGCTCCGCACGGCATCCTCGTGAACGCGATCTGCCCGGGGATCATCGAGACGCCCATGAAGCACCGCGAGCGCATCGAAGGGGGTGCCATTCGGGGGATGTCGGCCGAGGAGATCGCCGCAGAGGATCGTTCCCAGGTACCGCTCGGACGGACGGGGACGCCGAGTGACGTCGCGGGAGTCGCTCTGTTCCTGGCAAGCGATCTCGCCGGCTACATGACGGGGCAGGGCCTCAACGTCACCGGCGGCATGACGATGCACTGA